One Acidobacteriota bacterium genomic region harbors:
- a CDS encoding protein kinase translates to MIGKVIGNYQIVRELSEGGMSQVYVAKTVARSNILPEGYEVVVKRMLDELAGEVVARKRFVKEAQILSKLRHRYITRFYEFLTVDGSAVLIMEFVDGAPVDHIIAQRGALPSTEAVSITQALLEALVYAHGKGIVHRDIKPANLIRQTNGMLKVTDFGIAKIKDSSAQGSGQTVLTKSGFLLGTPHYMSAEQIREPREAGPQCDVYSAAVVLYEMLTGDLPFNSRSLPKLIDQIYRGDKKRPSEINPRIDGELDDIVLKGMHPDPGQRYQTARDFYEALEEYGARPMLVTPLPAPEVSSGPPHAFDNPAETAQDVEWSLVRVKGGNESHDLQAGSVVIGRDRTCEIVLSHPAVSRKHAKITREGAMFTVEDLQSANGTYVNQSRVQRQSLKPGDVVRFGADPACSYVIRGRAEGNA, encoded by the coding sequence ATGATCGGAAAAGTCATCGGCAATTATCAGATCGTGCGCGAGCTGTCCGAGGGAGGGATGAGCCAGGTCTACGTCGCGAAGACGGTCGCGCGGTCGAACATTCTTCCCGAGGGCTACGAGGTGGTGGTCAAGCGGATGCTCGACGAGCTGGCGGGGGAGGTGGTGGCGAGGAAGCGTTTCGTCAAGGAAGCCCAGATTCTGTCCAAGCTCCGGCATCGCTACATCACGAGATTCTACGAATTTCTCACGGTCGACGGATCGGCGGTTCTGATCATGGAGTTCGTGGACGGCGCGCCCGTCGATCACATCATCGCGCAGCGCGGGGCGCTCCCTTCGACCGAGGCTGTGTCGATCACGCAGGCTCTGCTCGAGGCGCTGGTCTACGCGCACGGCAAGGGCATCGTTCATCGCGACATCAAACCCGCGAACCTGATCCGGCAGACCAACGGGATGCTGAAGGTGACGGACTTCGGAATCGCGAAAATCAAGGACAGTAGCGCTCAGGGCTCCGGTCAGACGGTGCTCACCAAGAGCGGATTCCTCCTGGGCACCCCGCACTACATGTCCGCAGAGCAGATTCGAGAGCCCCGGGAAGCGGGACCTCAGTGCGACGTCTACTCGGCCGCCGTCGTGCTCTACGAGATGCTTACGGGAGATCTTCCTTTCAACAGCCGATCTCTTCCGAAGCTGATCGACCAGATCTACCGGGGCGACAAGAAGAGACCCTCGGAGATCAATCCGCGAATCGACGGCGAGCTCGACGACATCGTTCTGAAGGGGATGCATCCCGATCCCGGGCAGCGCTACCAGACCGCACGCGACTTCTACGAGGCGCTCGAAGAATACGGAGCGCGCCCCATGCTGGTGACACCCCTGCCGGCCCCCGAGGTCAGTTCCGGACCTCCCCACGCGTTCGACAACCCGGCGGAGACGGCACAGGACGTCGAGTGGAGTCTGGTGCGAGTCAAGGGCGGCAACGAGTCGCACGATCTGCAGGCCGGGAGCGTGGTCATCGGTCGCGACCGCACATGCGAGATCGTTCTTTCACATCCCGCGGTGTCACGAAAGCACGCGAAGATTACGCGAGAAGGTGCAATGTTCACCGTGGAGGACCTTCAGTCTGCCAATGGAACCTATGTCAACCAGTCGAGAGTCCAGCGCCAGTCGCTCAAGCCGGGTGACGTGGTACGGTTCGGAGCGGATCCCGCCTGCAGTTACGTGATTCGAGGTCGGGCGGAGGGAAATGCCTGA
- a CDS encoding NAD(P)-dependent glycerol-3-phosphate dehydrogenase, translating into MNHDRHEAGEVTMKISIAGAGSWGSAMALLAARSGHEVLLWAHDPAVADSINSERRNFKHLPGSPFGDNITATNALEDLVEHSRTILMVAPSHHYRTVLGEIAAAAREPLRVVSGTKGIENETLQRISEVTKETLGEGLESFAVLSGPNFAREVAAGAPTASVVASRNEEFSREIQRELSDQTFRIYRLKDVVGVEVGGSMKNVIAIASGVVEGLGLGANTTAALVTRGLAEMKRLGVELGARGETFSGLAGVGDLMLTCTGSLSRNRSVGIELGRGRPLAEILEGASYVAEGVRTTRSATQLATRSGVEMPITFEMNAVLFERLEPEEAIRRLMTRKLRAEYTEI; encoded by the coding sequence ATGAACCATGATCGACATGAAGCGGGAGAAGTCACAATGAAGATTTCTATTGCCGGGGCCGGGTCCTGGGGCTCCGCCATGGCGCTTCTTGCCGCGCGATCCGGTCACGAGGTCCTTCTATGGGCTCACGATCCGGCCGTTGCCGACTCGATCAATTCCGAGAGGCGCAACTTCAAGCATCTCCCCGGCTCTCCGTTCGGCGACAACATCACCGCCACGAATGCGCTCGAGGACCTCGTCGAACATTCGAGGACGATTCTCATGGTCGCCCCGTCCCATCACTACAGAACGGTCCTCGGAGAGATCGCCGCGGCCGCGCGAGAGCCGCTTCGCGTCGTCTCGGGAACCAAAGGGATCGAGAACGAGACGCTCCAGCGGATCTCCGAAGTCACGAAGGAAACGCTCGGTGAAGGGCTGGAGTCATTCGCGGTGCTCTCGGGACCGAACTTCGCGAGAGAGGTCGCCGCCGGGGCTCCCACAGCTTCGGTCGTCGCATCGCGAAACGAGGAATTCAGCAGAGAGATCCAGCGGGAGCTTTCGGACCAGACGTTTCGCATCTACAGGTTGAAGGACGTCGTCGGCGTGGAGGTCGGCGGCTCCATGAAGAACGTCATCGCCATCGCGTCAGGAGTCGTCGAGGGCCTCGGACTCGGCGCCAACACGACGGCCGCGCTCGTGACGCGCGGGCTGGCCGAAATGAAGCGGCTCGGAGTGGAGCTCGGGGCCCGTGGAGAGACCTTCTCCGGGCTGGCCGGCGTGGGCGACCTGATGCTCACATGTACCGGAAGCCTCTCCCGGAATCGCAGCGTCGGGATCGAGCTAGGGCGCGGGAGACCCCTCGCCGAGATCCTCGAGGGTGCCAGCTACGTCGCCGAGGGGGTGCGAACCACGCGTTCAGCCACCCAGCTCGCAACCCGGAGCGGCGTCGAGATGCCGATCACGTTCGAAATGAACGCTGTTCTCTTCGAGCGCCTGGAGCCGGAGGAAGCGATCCGGCGGCTCATGACGAGGAAGCTGCGCGCCGAATACACCGAGATCTGA
- a CDS encoding trypsin-like peptidase domain-containing protein encodes MKTRADGRLAWPVGLAATLIISSCSDGRALEPRQRMAYAVKPAVVRVNAYATGELVVSAELVEAATRVKGVPNLEPESDLIVSTGAGSSGSGFIVHPDGLIVTSAHVVAQPPSEQQVAQQLRFNGALAVLTSLIPEDEIGALQRSGELERLARRIGDGAELRAVEIRRTVDLSNGERFPFEISAISPPFDDGGNDLALLTISRRNLPTLRLAPPRDANLQESVWIAGYPAVASTSDSSIGAWLSRDTDLEATFTSGSITAQRNSRNGTPLLQTDAEVYPGNSGGPAVDESGEVIGIPTWGHAEAGSIRFLVAVGPIRDLVEGAGIEINQESEFDAVWDEALASASRGDWRAARRSLKAADALFSGSPDLARLRADATLALEEASVEVPRIAIVSLVLVGVGIFAARRFYRYVRHRRPSPVSYVEEIRLLPAGGATLHETESGANGLGSFTILNGERAGVRFSLGGPGIRIGRDARICELVLENPKVSRLHAEVVKLDGRTMLIDRNSSNGTWVNDERVEKVLLADGDIIYFGGRHAVAAAFRREERSA; translated from the coding sequence ATGAAAACGCGGGCAGATGGCAGGTTGGCTTGGCCGGTCGGCCTCGCTGCCACTTTGATCATTTCATCCTGCAGCGATGGTCGTGCGCTCGAGCCTCGACAGCGAATGGCTTACGCGGTCAAGCCGGCGGTGGTCAGAGTCAATGCATACGCGACCGGTGAACTGGTCGTGAGCGCCGAGCTCGTGGAAGCCGCAACACGCGTGAAGGGAGTGCCGAATCTGGAGCCGGAATCCGACCTGATCGTATCGACCGGTGCGGGCAGCTCGGGAAGCGGTTTCATCGTTCATCCAGACGGATTGATCGTGACGAGCGCGCATGTCGTCGCACAACCCCCCTCCGAACAACAGGTCGCTCAGCAACTGAGATTCAACGGAGCGCTCGCCGTGCTGACGAGCCTCATCCCGGAGGACGAGATCGGCGCGCTTCAGCGCTCCGGCGAGCTCGAGAGACTCGCCCGGAGAATCGGCGACGGCGCCGAGCTCCGCGCTGTGGAAATCCGACGCACGGTCGATCTGTCGAATGGCGAGAGATTCCCATTCGAGATCAGCGCGATCTCGCCCCCCTTCGACGATGGAGGAAACGATCTCGCACTTCTGACGATCTCTCGCCGCAACCTTCCGACACTCCGTCTCGCTCCTCCGAGAGACGCGAATCTGCAGGAGAGCGTCTGGATCGCGGGTTATCCGGCAGTCGCGAGCACGAGCGACTCATCGATCGGAGCGTGGCTGTCACGCGACACCGACCTCGAGGCGACGTTCACTTCGGGCTCGATTACGGCTCAACGAAACTCGCGAAATGGCACACCGCTGCTCCAGACCGACGCCGAGGTCTACCCGGGCAACTCCGGCGGACCCGCAGTGGACGAGTCGGGCGAGGTCATCGGGATTCCGACATGGGGACACGCGGAAGCCGGGAGTATCCGATTTCTGGTGGCGGTGGGTCCGATCCGGGATCTCGTCGAGGGAGCCGGAATCGAGATCAATCAGGAGAGTGAGTTCGATGCGGTCTGGGACGAGGCGCTGGCCAGTGCTTCTCGCGGCGATTGGCGGGCAGCCCGGCGGAGCCTGAAGGCCGCGGATGCCCTCTTTTCCGGGTCTCCGGATCTGGCGCGCCTTCGGGCGGATGCAACTCTCGCTCTGGAAGAGGCGTCCGTAGAGGTCCCCCGGATTGCGATCGTCTCCCTGGTACTGGTGGGGGTGGGGATTTTCGCAGCGCGGCGTTTTTACCGGTACGTTAGGCATCGCAGGCCGTCGCCGGTTTCGTATGTCGAGGAAATCCGGCTTCTTCCCGCCGGGGGAGCGACCCTGCACGAAACCGAAAGTGGCGCAAATGGCCTTGGAAGTTTTACGATTCTCAATGGAGAGCGCGCGGGTGTCCGGTTCTCCCTCGGGGGTCCGGGTATTCGAATCGGTCGGGACGCGAGAATTTGTGAGCTCGTGCTCGAGAACCCGAAGGTGTCGCGTCTTCATGCGGAAGTGGTGAAACTCGACGGACGAACGATGCTGATCGACAGGAACTCGTCGAACGGAACCTGGGTCAACGACGAAAGGGTCGAGAAGGTGCTGCTCGCCGACGGGGACATCATTTACTTCGGTGGCCGGCACGCGGTCGCGGCGGCTTTCCGACGAGAGGAGAGAAGTGCCTGA
- a CDS encoding Stp1/IreP family PP2C-type Ser/Thr phosphatase, which yields MDGEAEQEPTGKAKRYRVEIAQLSDVGRVRTENQDFATSTEPADRSQRGQVMVVADGMGGHKGGATASKLSATMVRDEYMASAEEDVAEALRAALLSANQAIHQKAQEDRSLEGMGTTTSAMVVRESKVWIAHVGDSRVYRIRDGAIEQMTEDHSLVATMVKEGLISAEEAETHPRKNVLQRSMGVASEVEVDVYGPFDLQEGDYYLGCSDGLHGQVKPEEILDIISRGEKPDAIARRLVDLALERGAPDNVTVVIGRAVEDDGTLPEGAELIPRGDDDTLRGELPPVEKADTSTPPARTGTGGSGCVLQLILAVLLLAALAGSIAMLIDEQAVISLFQRSP from the coding sequence ATGGACGGCGAAGCCGAACAGGAGCCCACCGGCAAGGCGAAGCGGTACAGAGTCGAGATCGCTCAGTTGAGCGACGTAGGTCGTGTGCGAACCGAGAACCAGGATTTCGCCACGTCGACCGAGCCCGCGGACCGCTCGCAGCGCGGACAGGTCATGGTTGTCGCTGATGGGATGGGTGGTCACAAGGGCGGGGCCACCGCCTCGAAACTTTCCGCAACGATGGTGCGGGACGAATACATGGCTTCAGCGGAGGAAGACGTGGCTGAGGCTCTCCGCGCCGCTCTGCTCTCCGCGAACCAGGCGATCCACCAGAAGGCCCAGGAGGACCGGTCCCTCGAAGGAATGGGAACGACGACGTCGGCCATGGTGGTCAGAGAATCGAAGGTCTGGATCGCGCACGTCGGCGACTCGAGGGTCTACCGCATCCGCGACGGCGCGATCGAGCAGATGACCGAGGATCATTCGCTCGTGGCGACCATGGTGAAAGAGGGGCTCATCTCTGCTGAGGAAGCGGAGACGCATCCCCGCAAGAACGTCCTGCAACGCTCGATGGGAGTCGCGAGTGAGGTCGAGGTCGACGTCTACGGACCGTTTGATCTCCAGGAGGGCGACTATTATCTCGGCTGCAGCGACGGTCTTCACGGACAGGTCAAGCCGGAAGAAATTCTCGACATCATCTCCCGGGGAGAGAAGCCCGATGCGATCGCCCGGCGGCTGGTCGATCTCGCGCTGGAGCGAGGCGCGCCGGACAACGTCACGGTGGTGATTGGTCGTGCGGTCGAAGATGACGGCACACTTCCCGAGGGAGCCGAGCTGATCCCACGAGGTGACGACGACACGCTTCGCGGCGAGCTTCCACCGGTCGAGAAAGCGGACACGAGCACACCCCCGGCTCGGACGGGAACCGGTGGCTCCGGGTGCGTGCTGCAGCTGATCCTGGCCGTCCTCCTGCTCGCCGCGCTCGCCGGATCGATCGCGATGCTGATCGACGAGCAGGCGGTCATCTCGCTTTTCCAGAGATCTCCCTGA
- a CDS encoding FHA domain-containing protein — protein sequence MPDKRCRNGHFIDESWDICPYCPADAMHQSEAPTRPPREAAPPTNLIERPADGAAPGAKQEAPAPQKTVTFAKFEGGLSERQYVVGWLIGLNGSLQGESFVVKMGRNRLGRSRDSEIVIRDDQASSHHADLIYRPEERRFILMDHNSTNGTYVNGKEIEPRRDLISRDVVTIGSHRLLFISLSELGLNWDDIGELR from the coding sequence GTGCCTGACAAACGCTGCAGAAACGGTCACTTCATCGACGAGAGCTGGGATATCTGTCCCTATTGCCCCGCGGACGCGATGCACCAGAGCGAGGCGCCAACCCGTCCTCCGCGAGAGGCCGCCCCTCCGACCAATCTGATCGAGCGTCCCGCCGACGGAGCGGCACCGGGAGCGAAGCAGGAGGCCCCCGCACCTCAGAAGACCGTCACCTTCGCCAAGTTCGAAGGAGGCCTCAGCGAAAGGCAGTACGTCGTCGGCTGGCTGATCGGGCTCAACGGCTCGCTGCAGGGAGAATCGTTCGTCGTGAAGATGGGGCGCAACCGGCTCGGGAGGTCGCGGGACTCGGAGATCGTGATTCGCGACGACCAGGCCTCGTCGCATCACGCGGATCTGATCTACCGGCCGGAGGAACGGCGATTCATCCTGATGGACCACAACTCGACCAACGGTACCTACGTGAACGGCAAAGAGATCGAGCCGAGGCGGGATCTGATCAGCCGGGACGTGGTGACGATCGGATCGCATCGGCTTCTGTTCATCTCGCTTTCGGAGCTGGGCCTGAACTGGGATGACATTGGTGAGCTGAGATGA
- a CDS encoding protein kinase — MTCLRCRGEFDEQLAECPHCGEKVTDFQRTYNGRLLDGKYEILFRLGLGGMGEIFKVRHVHLGEERVVKIMRPNIATDDDSLKRFLHEARLATMVKHRNLAMLYDFATLEDGSYYMVWEFIDGSNVQKWITQNGPMPPRIVVEISVQALAGLQALHQMGVIHRDISPENIMITQDFHEKLLSKVIDFGIAKQLSEGEGGQGLTQTGMFLGKLKYASPEQAGFLKEGEQLDARSDIYSYGILMYEMLAGRAPFVSTNPQSYILKHATEKPLPISELNPNVKVPPKLEAIIFKTLEKDRNKRHASAADLIADLEAIREEIPPDEVHGVGEKLVTISQARTMADLSAPMVTGKTLKKKTVQARRTPGPGESTVIEKTGSAGTMSGDPTVVERAGGPSTMSGDATVVERQGSPPSAATGPAPTVVERQYGGEASTVIEPIGVRPQKSRLGLTIGIAAVLILALGAGWWFTRDTAGPGEQAGDVVDVVPDPSAPGRLAPGEGALLLSANRGELQRVINARTNEEVSIDLADRSLPLRLHLDAGMYELTMVDGNGESSTQTATVVEGQEVPVRPQFQRPDLDNIIEDILEP; from the coding sequence ATGACCTGTCTGCGCTGTCGAGGCGAATTCGACGAGCAGCTCGCCGAATGTCCGCACTGCGGAGAAAAGGTCACCGACTTTCAGCGGACGTACAACGGCCGCCTTCTGGACGGAAAGTACGAGATCCTCTTCCGGCTCGGTCTCGGAGGCATGGGCGAGATCTTCAAGGTCCGCCACGTCCATCTCGGCGAAGAGCGCGTGGTCAAGATCATGCGTCCCAACATCGCGACCGACGACGATTCGCTGAAGCGTTTTCTCCACGAAGCACGCCTCGCCACGATGGTCAAGCATCGCAATCTGGCGATGCTCTACGATTTCGCCACTCTCGAAGACGGCTCCTATTACATGGTGTGGGAGTTCATCGACGGCTCGAACGTTCAGAAGTGGATCACCCAGAACGGCCCGATGCCGCCACGGATCGTCGTCGAGATCTCGGTGCAGGCCCTGGCGGGACTTCAGGCGCTTCACCAGATGGGCGTGATCCATCGCGACATCTCGCCCGAGAACATCATGATCACCCAGGACTTCCACGAGAAGCTCCTGAGCAAGGTCATCGACTTCGGTATCGCCAAACAGCTCTCCGAAGGTGAGGGAGGGCAGGGTCTGACCCAGACCGGCATGTTTCTCGGCAAGCTGAAGTACGCCTCTCCCGAGCAGGCAGGCTTCCTCAAGGAGGGGGAGCAGCTCGACGCGCGAAGCGACATCTACTCGTACGGAATTCTGATGTACGAGATGCTCGCCGGCCGGGCGCCCTTCGTTTCCACCAACCCGCAGAGCTACATCCTCAAGCACGCTACCGAAAAACCGCTGCCGATCTCCGAGCTCAATCCGAACGTCAAGGTGCCCCCGAAGCTCGAAGCCATCATTTTCAAGACGCTCGAAAAAGACCGGAACAAACGCCACGCATCGGCCGCCGATCTGATCGCCGACCTCGAGGCGATCCGCGAAGAGATTCCACCCGATGAAGTTCACGGCGTCGGCGAAAAGCTCGTCACGATTTCGCAGGCGAGAACCATGGCCGACCTTTCCGCACCGATGGTGACCGGAAAGACCCTGAAAAAGAAAACCGTCCAGGCGCGAAGGACTCCGGGACCGGGCGAGTCTACGGTCATCGAAAAGACCGGGTCGGCCGGCACGATGTCGGGCGATCCAACGGTGGTCGAGCGCGCAGGCGGACCCTCCACCATGTCGGGAGATGCCACGGTGGTCGAGCGGCAGGGCTCCCCTCCGAGCGCGGCGACCGGACCCGCTCCGACGGTCGTCGAGCGCCAGTATGGCGGCGAAGCTTCGACCGTCATCGAGCCGATCGGAGTCCGGCCGCAAAAGAGCAGGCTCGGACTCACCATCGGAATCGCGGCGGTTCTGATCCTGGCGCTCGGCGCAGGCTGGTGGTTCACGCGTGACACCGCCGGGCCGGGCGAGCAAGCCGGAGATGTCGTCGATGTGGTGCCCGATCCCTCGGCTCCCGGCCGGCTGGCTCCCGGTGAGGGAGCGCTGTTGCTCAGCGCCAACCGCGGGGAGCTGCAGCGCGTCATCAATGCACGCACCAACGAGGAGGTCTCCATCGACCTCGCTGACAGAAGCCTTCCGTTGCGCCTCCATCTCGACGCCGGCATGTACGAGCTCACCATGGTCGACGGCAACGGCGAGTCGAGCACCCAGACCGCGACCGTGGTCGAGGGGCAGGAGGTTCCGGTCCGACCACAGTTCCAGCGTCCCGATCTCGACAACATCATCGAGGACATACTCGAGCCATGA
- a CDS encoding GAF domain-containing protein: MENLQLHFLEEGEPRILELQPPGPLTAGRTEGNDLIFNHPSVSRRHGQFELRAGSWWVVDLNSTNGIKVNGTAISEAGIKADDKINFGSLDLEVRARPAVDFSDDTPFEDMSGTVIRRISDFNSEFGLDVPVTGEAPAAVDPSTPQGFTREKILGVLVQVARALMQSEDLNEILETVMEIIFKHLAVERGLLILFDAEGEPIPRLTKFREGAEREDIPISRTILKMVRDDQVSLLTSNALEDARLMGGKSIAIHGIRSAMCVPLWNRNRVIGAIQVDSAIHIGRFTQEDLDMMTALANFAAVAIERAQLSQKIEEEKKIRGKLERYHSPGVIDEIVRNAGSADPEEIRNADVTILFADLTGFTSVSETKAPAEVSEFLSHFFSAAVDAIFAHGGTLDKFIGDAVLAFFGAPLAQDDHALRAVRAGMMMQRLIDRWNEERKADGLSEVRIRVGINSGPAVVGNVGTEKRVDYTVLGSSVNIASRLESSVAKPGDVVISENTWSVVSDHFRVESLGEVPLKGISKKMPVYKVVAEIDSQGAEVDHRRTVST; the protein is encoded by the coding sequence ATGGAGAATCTCCAGCTTCATTTCCTCGAGGAAGGGGAGCCTCGCATTCTCGAGCTGCAGCCGCCCGGTCCGCTGACCGCGGGGAGAACCGAGGGAAACGATCTGATCTTCAACCATCCGTCGGTGTCGAGACGCCACGGCCAGTTCGAGCTGCGCGCCGGTTCGTGGTGGGTCGTCGATCTGAACTCGACCAACGGAATCAAGGTCAACGGAACGGCCATCAGCGAAGCCGGGATCAAGGCCGACGACAAGATCAACTTCGGATCCCTCGATCTCGAGGTTCGAGCGCGTCCCGCCGTCGATTTCTCCGACGACACCCCTTTCGAGGATATGAGTGGAACGGTGATCCGCCGGATTTCCGACTTCAATTCGGAGTTCGGGCTGGACGTCCCGGTGACCGGAGAAGCCCCCGCTGCCGTCGACCCCTCGACTCCTCAGGGCTTCACCCGCGAAAAGATTCTCGGGGTCCTCGTCCAGGTCGCCCGGGCCCTGATGCAGTCCGAGGATCTGAACGAGATCCTCGAAACCGTGATGGAGATCATCTTCAAACATCTTGCGGTCGAGCGAGGCCTTCTGATCCTCTTCGACGCCGAGGGCGAACCGATCCCCCGGCTGACGAAGTTCCGCGAGGGCGCCGAACGGGAGGACATCCCGATCTCCCGGACCATTCTCAAGATGGTTCGCGATGATCAGGTCTCGCTGCTGACCTCCAACGCTCTGGAAGACGCCCGGCTCATGGGAGGAAAGTCGATCGCGATCCATGGAATCAGGTCCGCGATGTGTGTCCCCCTGTGGAATCGCAACCGCGTGATCGGCGCGATCCAGGTCGACTCCGCCATCCACATCGGGCGGTTCACACAGGAAGACCTCGACATGATGACCGCGCTCGCGAACTTCGCCGCCGTTGCGATCGAGCGTGCGCAGCTCTCCCAGAAGATCGAGGAAGAGAAAAAGATTCGCGGCAAGCTCGAGCGCTACCACTCCCCCGGTGTCATCGACGAGATCGTTCGCAATGCCGGATCAGCCGATCCCGAGGAGATCCGGAACGCCGACGTCACGATTCTCTTCGCTGACCTCACCGGCTTCACCAGCGTTTCCGAGACGAAAGCTCCCGCGGAGGTTTCCGAGTTTCTGTCGCACTTCTTCTCGGCGGCGGTCGATGCGATCTTTGCTCACGGTGGAACGCTCGACAAATTCATCGGCGACGCCGTTCTGGCGTTTTTCGGCGCTCCTCTTGCCCAGGACGACCATGCCCTCCGTGCCGTCCGCGCCGGAATGATGATGCAGCGACTGATCGATCGCTGGAACGAGGAGCGAAAAGCCGACGGCCTCTCGGAAGTTCGAATTCGCGTAGGCATCAACTCCGGGCCCGCGGTCGTCGGCAACGTCGGCACTGAAAAGCGTGTGGACTACACGGTTCTCGGCAGCAGCGTCAACATCGCTTCACGACTCGAAAGCAGCGTCGCGAAACCGGGTGACGTCGTCATCTCCGAGAACACCTGGTCCGTCGTATCCGATCACTTCAGGGTGGAGAGCCTCGGCGAGGTGCCCCTGAAGGGAATCTCGAAGAAGATGCCCGTCTACAAGGTCGTGGCCGAAATCGATTCCCAGGGCGCCGAGGTCGATCATCGGCGCACGGTCTCGACCTGA